One window of the Chryseobacterium sp. CY350 genome contains the following:
- the proS gene encoding proline--tRNA ligase: MAKLTSRSEDYSKWYNELVVKADLAENSGVRGSMVIKPYGYAIWEKMRDEMDKRFKETGHVNAYFPLFVPKSLFEAEEKNAEGFAKECAIVTHYRLKNDPDNPGKLIVDPDAKLEEELIVRPTSEAIIWNTYKGWIQSYRDLPILINQWANVVRWEMRTRLFLRTSEFLWQEGHTAHATKDEALEEAEKMNNVYADFAEKFMAMPVVMGVKTPSERFAGADDTYCIEALMQDGKALQAGTSHFLGQNFAKAFDVKFTNKEGKIEHAWATSWGTSTRLMGALIMTHSDDLGLVLPPTLAPIQVVIVPIFKGEEQLNQISEVALEIQNKLKLKGISVKFDDDTQNKPGWKFAEYELKGVPLRIAMGPRDLENKSVEIARRDNLTKETKPLEGLDSYIEDLLKTIQEDMYNKALNFRKNNITKVDSYEEFKKVLEEKGGFIYAHWDGTDEEEAQIKEETKATIRCIPLDDDIEEGVSLISQKPSARRVLFAKAY; encoded by the coding sequence ATGGCAAAATTAACCTCAAGAAGCGAAGATTACAGCAAGTGGTATAATGAATTGGTTGTAAAAGCAGATTTGGCTGAAAACTCCGGAGTAAGAGGATCTATGGTTATAAAACCGTACGGATATGCGATCTGGGAGAAAATGCGTGACGAGATGGACAAAAGATTCAAGGAAACAGGTCACGTAAATGCATATTTCCCACTATTCGTACCCAAAAGTTTATTTGAAGCTGAAGAAAAAAACGCGGAAGGTTTTGCCAAAGAATGTGCTATTGTTACTCATTACCGTCTAAAAAACGACCCTGATAATCCCGGAAAACTAATCGTAGATCCGGATGCCAAATTAGAAGAAGAACTGATCGTAAGACCTACTTCTGAAGCAATTATCTGGAATACTTATAAAGGATGGATTCAGTCTTACAGAGATTTACCAATTTTGATCAATCAATGGGCAAATGTTGTTCGTTGGGAAATGAGAACTCGTTTGTTTTTGAGAACTTCCGAATTTTTGTGGCAGGAAGGTCATACTGCTCACGCTACAAAAGATGAAGCTTTGGAAGAAGCTGAAAAAATGAATAATGTCTATGCAGATTTTGCCGAAAAATTTATGGCAATGCCTGTTGTGATGGGTGTAAAAACTCCTTCTGAAAGGTTTGCCGGAGCAGATGATACGTATTGTATCGAAGCATTGATGCAGGATGGTAAAGCGCTTCAGGCCGGGACTTCTCACTTTTTGGGACAGAATTTCGCAAAAGCATTTGACGTAAAATTCACCAACAAAGAAGGAAAAATAGAACACGCATGGGCAACGTCTTGGGGAACTTCAACACGTCTGATGGGAGCTTTGATCATGACGCATTCGGATGATTTAGGTTTGGTTTTGCCGCCGACTTTGGCGCCGATTCAGGTGGTTATTGTTCCTATTTTTAAAGGAGAAGAGCAATTAAATCAAATCAGTGAAGTTGCATTGGAAATTCAGAATAAATTAAAATTAAAAGGAATTTCAGTAAAATTTGATGATGACACCCAAAACAAACCCGGATGGAAGTTTGCTGAATACGAATTAAAAGGTGTGCCTTTAAGAATCGCAATGGGACCGAGAGATTTAGAAAACAAATCTGTAGAAATCGCCAGAAGAGACAATCTTACTAAAGAAACTAAACCGTTGGAAGGTTTAGATTCTTATATCGAAGATTTATTGAAAACTATTCAGGAGGATATGTACAACAAAGCGCTTAATTTCAGAAAAAACAATATTACAAAAGTAGATTCTTACGAAGAGTTTAAAAAAGTTTTAGAAGAAAAAGGAGGTTTTATCTACGCACATTGGGACGGAACTGACGAAGAAGAAGCGCAGATTAAGGAAGAAACCAAAGCAACAATCCGTTGTATTCCTTTAGATGATGATATTGAGGAAGGAGTTTCTCTGATCTCACAAAAACCTTCTGCAAGGAGAGTTTTGTTTGCGAAAGCTTATTAG
- a CDS encoding prolyl-tRNA synthetase, with translation MKRNIHKNLLGTLKSKGILGISSGLLLMSCGAQVGGYSETDGVYYDPNRDTLPEGVIINGDQGNRVGDYYDYYPETNIVENAQINSAEYDNRYDSWVNSNNSNATDSDWGNFAGNETNIYDNSWGWGMGFGSPWGWYGGYSPYWGSGWGMGMSFGLGNSWGWGGYNPYWGMGWNSPYWGAYNPYWGYGGYGGWYGGAGYWGNSYYAPVYRRSGANGRGFTNKTVGINKYNGTSSGFRNGNNNSGIRNGQGGFRNNNGGFRQGSGNGGFRQGSSTGGFRNQSGTRNPNYNTRPNYNTRPNYNTRPNYNQQSQPRSNDNGGFRSGGFNSGSSGGGFRSGGSSGGGGMRSGGGGGGFRSGGR, from the coding sequence ATGAAAAGAAATATACATAAAAATTTACTTGGGACGCTAAAATCTAAAGGGATTTTAGGAATTTCAAGTGGTTTGCTATTAATGTCTTGCGGAGCTCAGGTAGGAGGTTATAGCGAGACCGATGGAGTATATTATGATCCCAATAGAGATACGCTTCCTGAAGGCGTAATCATCAACGGTGATCAAGGAAACAGAGTAGGAGATTATTATGACTATTATCCCGAAACGAATATCGTAGAGAATGCACAGATCAACTCAGCAGAATACGATAACCGATATGATTCTTGGGTAAATTCTAACAACAGCAATGCAACAGATTCTGACTGGGGCAACTTTGCAGGAAATGAAACCAACATCTACGACAACTCTTGGGGTTGGGGAATGGGTTTTGGTTCACCTTGGGGATGGTATGGCGGTTATAGTCCTTATTGGGGATCTGGCTGGGGAATGGGAATGTCATTCGGCTTGGGTAATTCTTGGGGCTGGGGCGGTTACAACCCATATTGGGGTATGGGATGGAATTCTCCTTACTGGGGAGCGTACAATCCTTACTGGGGATATGGCGGATACGGTGGCTGGTACGGTGGTGCAGGATATTGGGGTAACAGTTATTACGCACCCGTTTACAGAAGAAGCGGAGCAAATGGAAGAGGATTTACAAACAAAACTGTAGGTATTAATAAATATAACGGTACAAGCTCAGGTTTCAGAAATGGAAATAACAACTCCGGAATTAGAAACGGACAAGGCGGTTTCAGAAACAACAATGGAGGTTTCAGACAGGGATCCGGAAACGGAGGTTTTAGACAGGGAAGCTCAACAGGCGGCTTTAGAAATCAATCTGGTACTAGAAATCCTAACTACAATACAAGACCGAATTATAATACAAGACCAAATTATAATACGAGACCAAATTACAATCAACAATCGCAGCCAAGATCAAATGATAATGGTGGCTTCAGATCAGGAGGATTCAATTCAGGAAGCAGCGGTGGAGGCTTCAGATCAGGAGGTTCTTCTGGCGGTGGAGGCATGAGATCCGGCGGCGGAGGCGGCGGTTTCAGATCTGGTGGTAGATAA
- a CDS encoding OmpP1/FadL family transporter, translating to MSISAAFFVQAQDISVIRNSIDVYSNTPMVGSSKFNAMVGSNGALGGDATSLLTNPAGIGVAIAGDVSGTLSVVNNKNTSSLAGSSINYNINKTNVGNVNGVATFQLMTETPWKFINVAANISTTSIEDYIESPGNSNITIAKSLVDQGGNNVVGNLSYLGHAYNRYGTQTKFNVGVGANYNNTWYFGASLNMHGVDMEQYDSAVLGLDLDKSVTTFDKQYTPYSENSSGFSGSIGVIGKMSNQFRLGASIETPTWWTIDRAYRDYYDGGDGIYYDNFVEDRSFRSPMKATISGAFVPNKNFAINVDYTLGLTKPRYQVQGDAETELNSFFNDNYKNLSEVKVGAEYRIKALRLRGGYSYASSPFDSTTISAFSNTGTVADSNYSNFILGDRSTIGAGIGYDFGSFYIDAAYQNMTSEYKNPFLAGYEFTNYNTGYYSGDFDVTTPSSVVSDVKNIRNNFFVTLGWKF from the coding sequence ATGAGTATTTCTGCAGCATTTTTTGTGCAGGCTCAGGATATTTCAGTAATTAGAAACTCTATTGATGTATACTCAAATACTCCAATGGTAGGATCTTCAAAATTTAATGCAATGGTAGGCTCAAATGGAGCTCTCGGTGGCGATGCTACCTCGTTGCTTACAAACCCTGCAGGTATAGGAGTTGCTATTGCTGGCGATGTTTCGGGTACTCTATCTGTTGTGAACAATAAGAATACATCGTCACTTGCAGGTTCGTCAATTAATTATAATATCAACAAAACAAATGTTGGTAATGTAAATGGTGTAGCAACCTTCCAGTTGATGACAGAAACACCGTGGAAATTTATTAATGTTGCTGCGAATATTTCCACAACATCAATTGAAGATTATATAGAATCGCCAGGAAATTCTAACATCACGATCGCCAAAAGTTTAGTCGATCAGGGAGGAAATAATGTTGTTGGTAATCTCTCTTATTTGGGTCACGCTTACAATAGATACGGAACTCAGACGAAATTCAACGTTGGTGTAGGTGCAAATTATAACAATACCTGGTATTTTGGAGCCAGCTTGAATATGCACGGTGTTGATATGGAACAATATGACAGTGCTGTTTTAGGTCTGGATTTAGATAAATCTGTAACCACTTTCGATAAACAATATACTCCTTACTCGGAAAACTCAAGCGGTTTTTCAGGAAGTATAGGTGTTATTGGGAAAATGAGCAATCAATTCAGGTTGGGTGCATCGATCGAAACACCAACTTGGTGGACAATTGACAGAGCCTATAGAGATTACTATGACGGTGGAGACGGAATTTACTATGACAATTTTGTTGAAGACAGATCATTTAGATCTCCTATGAAAGCTACTATAAGCGGTGCTTTTGTTCCGAATAAGAATTTCGCGATCAATGTAGACTATACTCTTGGATTAACGAAGCCAAGATATCAGGTGCAAGGTGATGCAGAAACAGAATTAAATTCTTTTTTCAACGATAATTATAAAAATTTATCAGAAGTAAAGGTTGGAGCCGAGTACAGAATAAAGGCTTTACGTTTAAGAGGAGGTTATTCATATGCTTCAAGTCCGTTTGATTCTACTACAATAAGTGCGTTTTCAAATACAGGAACCGTTGCAGACAGTAACTACAGCAATTTTATTTTAGGAGACAGAAGTACGATTGGTGCAGGTATAGGATATGATTTCGGATCTTTCTATATCGATGCTGCTTATCAGAATATGACGTCCGAGTATAAAAATCCGTTCCTTGCAGGATATGAATTTACAAATTATAATACAGGATATTATTCAGGAGATTTTGATGTAACAACTCCATCTTCAGTTGTATCTGACGTAAAGAATATTAGAAATAATTTCTTCGTTACATTGGGCTGGAAATTCTAA
- a CDS encoding ZIP family metal transporter, which produces MIFILLILSVIAGVFLGKFFGKKEQFAKNLLILSAGFLITICLNEVFPQVYASEVSGNLGIFVIGGVLLQMILEALTKGFEHGHFHHHNESSNILPAALMVGLFIHAFIEGIPLANETNPLSPYLLGILFHNLPISFILGAFLFNRSGSKASYPSLLIVALFALASPMGMLLGNYFNPNLQPYFLAIVGGIFLHISSVIIFESNKNHNINWSKIGLVILGVSLALLMHLFHSHDHGHHH; this is translated from the coding sequence ATGATTTTCATTCTATTAATATTAAGCGTAATAGCAGGAGTTTTTCTTGGAAAATTCTTTGGTAAGAAAGAGCAATTTGCCAAAAATTTATTGATTCTAAGTGCAGGTTTTCTGATTACGATCTGTTTAAACGAAGTTTTTCCACAGGTTTACGCTTCAGAAGTAAGTGGTAACTTAGGGATTTTCGTGATTGGCGGGGTTTTGCTTCAAATGATTCTCGAAGCACTTACCAAAGGTTTTGAGCACGGGCATTTTCATCATCATAATGAAAGCAGCAATATTTTGCCGGCTGCATTAATGGTTGGTCTTTTCATTCACGCTTTTATTGAAGGAATACCTTTGGCAAATGAAACAAATCCGCTGTCACCTTATCTTTTAGGAATTTTGTTTCACAATCTTCCGATTTCGTTTATTCTGGGTGCGTTTTTATTTAACAGATCTGGATCGAAAGCATCCTATCCTTCATTATTAATTGTAGCACTTTTTGCGTTGGCTTCACCCATGGGAATGTTGTTGGGAAATTATTTCAATCCAAATTTACAGCCTTATTTCTTAGCCATTGTTGGCGGAATTTTCTTACATATTTCGTCTGTAATCATTTTTGAAAGTAATAAAAATCATAATATCAACTGGTCAAAAATCGGATTGGTAATTTTGGGTGTTTCTTTGGCTTTGTTGATGCATTTGTTTCATTCTCATGATCACGGTCATCATCATTAA
- a CDS encoding class I SAM-dependent DNA methyltransferase — protein MEWFESWFDTPYYHLLYNNRDYTEAENFITKLTQELELPQSSKIIDLACGKGRHSVFLNKMGYDVLGLDLSHQSIDFDKQFQNESLKFKVHDMRNPIDSEPVDAVFNLFTSFGYFDNEADDKNVFKSVYNVLKSNGYFVLDYLNEEYVRRMIVPETTVQREEIDFHISKKIENRHIIKDIRFESEGKPYHFFEKVKLHTLDTIKNYAEECGFERIKIWGDYQLNDFQKEISPRCINLFKKK, from the coding sequence ATGGAATGGTTTGAATCTTGGTTTGATACGCCTTATTATCATTTGCTTTACAATAACAGAGATTATACAGAGGCAGAAAATTTTATTACAAAACTGACACAGGAACTTGAGCTTCCACAATCTTCAAAGATTATAGACCTTGCCTGCGGAAAAGGGCGACATTCTGTTTTTCTGAATAAAATGGGCTATGATGTTCTAGGTTTGGATCTTTCACATCAAAGCATTGACTTCGATAAGCAATTTCAAAATGAAAGTCTGAAATTTAAGGTTCACGATATGCGAAATCCTATTGATTCAGAACCTGTAGATGCTGTATTTAATTTGTTTACAAGTTTCGGATATTTTGATAATGAAGCAGATGATAAAAATGTATTCAAATCGGTTTATAATGTCTTAAAATCTAACGGATATTTTGTTTTAGACTATCTTAACGAAGAATATGTAAGACGAATGATTGTTCCGGAAACGACCGTTCAGAGAGAAGAAATTGATTTTCATATTTCTAAAAAGATCGAAAACAGACATATTATAAAAGATATTCGTTTTGAATCTGAAGGAAAGCCTTATCATTTTTTTGAAAAGGTAAAACTTCACACTTTGGATACGATAAAAAACTACGCTGAAGAATGTGGTTTTGAAAGGATAAAAATTTGGGGAGATTATCAGCTGAACGATTTTCAGAAAGAAATTTCGCCTCGTTGCATCAATTTATTTAAGAAAAAGTAA
- a CDS encoding THUMP domain-containing class I SAM-dependent RNA methyltransferase, which produces MDTENIKIQIKTFFGLEQVLGEEIKKLGGKNVELKNRAVNCEGDLGFLYKINYSARTALKILVPIEEFKAYNETKFYEKLFKFEWDDFMSVDQTFAIDSTVNSERFSHSQFMTFKMKDAIVDFFQNRYGRRPSIETKSPDIKFHLHIDRELVTISLDSSGDALFKRGYRKEQGEAPINEVLASGMLQLAGWDGKGNFLDPMCGSGTILIEAAMMAMDLPAQLFRKRFGFQNWKNYDEALFTKIKEFRIERIREFHGKIVGYDIDGRTLDAARDNIESAEMEDVIEVRRENFFDTKKDMFPLLMVFNPPYDERISINDDDFYKKIGDTFKTSYPNTLAWLISSDLDAPKKIGLRPSRKIKLFNGKLETRFLQYEMYEGTKKLHKIENKED; this is translated from the coding sequence ATGGATACAGAAAATATAAAAATTCAGATAAAAACATTCTTCGGATTAGAACAGGTTTTAGGTGAAGAAATCAAAAAACTGGGTGGAAAAAATGTAGAATTGAAAAATCGTGCAGTAAATTGCGAAGGCGACCTTGGTTTTCTTTACAAAATTAATTATTCTGCAAGAACGGCATTGAAAATCCTGGTTCCGATTGAAGAATTTAAAGCTTACAACGAAACAAAATTCTACGAAAAGCTTTTCAAATTTGAGTGGGATGATTTTATGAGTGTTGATCAAACATTTGCGATCGATTCTACGGTGAATTCTGAAAGATTCAGTCATTCTCAGTTTATGACCTTTAAAATGAAGGATGCGATCGTTGATTTTTTCCAGAACAGATACGGAAGAAGACCAAGTATCGAAACAAAATCTCCGGATATCAAATTCCACCTTCACATCGATAGAGAACTGGTGACGATCTCTCTGGATTCTTCGGGCGATGCTTTATTTAAAAGAGGGTACAGAAAAGAACAGGGTGAAGCGCCAATTAATGAGGTTTTGGCAAGCGGAATGCTTCAGTTAGCTGGTTGGGACGGGAAAGGAAACTTTCTTGATCCAATGTGTGGTTCCGGAACGATTTTGATTGAGGCTGCGATGATGGCGATGGATCTTCCTGCACAGCTTTTCAGAAAAAGATTCGGTTTCCAAAACTGGAAAAATTATGATGAAGCTTTATTTACTAAAATTAAAGAATTCAGAATCGAAAGAATAAGAGAATTTCACGGGAAAATCGTTGGGTATGACATCGATGGAAGAACGCTGGATGCTGCAAGAGATAATATAGAATCGGCAGAAATGGAGGATGTGATCGAGGTAAGAAGAGAAAATTTCTTCGATACCAAAAAAGATATGTTTCCATTGTTGATGGTTTTCAATCCGCCTTATGACGAGAGAATTTCAATTAACGATGACGATTTCTACAAGAAAATAGGAGATACTTTCAAAACGAGTTATCCTAATACTTTGGCGTGGCTTATTTCTTCGGATCTTGATGCACCAAAGAAAATCGGGTTGCGACCTTCAAGAAAAATCAAACTTTTCAACGGAAAACTGGAAACCAGATTTTTACAGTATGAAATGTATGAGGGAACAAAGAAGTTGCACAAGATTGAAAATAAAGAAGATTAA
- a CDS encoding branched-chain amino acid ABC transporter substrate-binding protein — MPFDFFDGLGFIGDLISFLGSSSDSKSLTDKEAQNKKSKYIVEWWSGSLLLISAILLFLVFKNFLPAENLVQNLIVCSIIGLIISFVLFFALYHLGLYYFKSLFKLLLLSCSVILFSISIVLCIYFKSNLFIKTPSSLENSLYK; from the coding sequence ATGCCTTTTGATTTTTTTGATGGCTTAGGATTTATTGGGGACTTAATTAGTTTTTTAGGAAGTTCTTCTGACTCAAAATCCTTAACCGACAAAGAGGCACAGAATAAAAAATCAAAATATATTGTAGAATGGTGGAGTGGAAGTCTACTTCTAATATCTGCCATTCTACTTTTTCTCGTATTTAAAAATTTCTTGCCAGCAGAAAATCTTGTACAGAATTTGATTGTTTGTTCAATTATCGGATTGATTATTTCTTTTGTTTTGTTTTTTGCACTCTATCATTTGGGACTTTATTATTTTAAAAGTCTTTTTAAATTGCTTTTACTGAGTTGTTCAGTTATTCTATTTTCAATTTCGATCGTTTTATGTATTTATTTTAAATCAAATTTATTTATCAAAACTCCGTCATCTCTGGAAAACAGTTTATATAAGTAA
- a CDS encoding glycosyltransferase, whose amino-acid sequence MNPTISIVVAIFNRKDELFELLNSLVSQTDKAFEIIIVDDGSLIDLKPTINNFEGILDIKYFRKDNSGPGLSRNYGSKRASNEWLVFVDSDVIVEKDYIQNIKKDILTISCDAFGGADKAHKGFNLMQKAISYSMTSVFTTGGIRGNKNAVSKFQPRSFNMGVKKEVFEKVGGFSEMRIGEDPDLSMTLWENGFTTAFFDDIAVYHKRRVDFGKFSKQVYQFGCARPILNQRHPKYVKISFAFPTLFLLGYLLGFIEYFILGRGIILAFYGLYTFMVLIHAMIVTKNIAIAGMAVISTYIQMFSYGYGFLKSWILLNVFRMKPEEAFPKHFHKN is encoded by the coding sequence TTGAATCCAACTATTTCTATCGTTGTTGCCATATTTAACCGAAAAGATGAGCTTTTTGAGCTTTTAAATTCTTTAGTTTCTCAAACTGATAAAGCATTTGAAATCATTATTGTTGACGATGGTTCTTTGATCGATTTGAAACCGACCATCAATAATTTTGAGGGAATTCTGGATATTAAATATTTCAGAAAAGATAATTCTGGTCCCGGTTTGTCAAGGAATTACGGTTCAAAAAGAGCTTCCAACGAATGGCTCGTTTTTGTAGACAGCGATGTAATTGTGGAGAAAGATTACATTCAAAACATCAAAAAAGATATTCTCACAATTTCCTGTGATGCTTTTGGAGGAGCAGATAAGGCACACAAAGGTTTTAATCTGATGCAGAAGGCGATTTCCTACTCTATGACGTCGGTTTTTACAACCGGCGGAATCAGAGGAAACAAGAACGCGGTTTCAAAATTTCAGCCGAGAAGTTTTAATATGGGAGTGAAAAAAGAAGTTTTCGAAAAAGTCGGAGGTTTTTCAGAGATGAGAATTGGCGAAGATCCGGATCTGTCGATGACGCTTTGGGAAAATGGCTTTACAACAGCTTTTTTTGATGACATTGCGGTGTATCATAAACGTCGTGTCGATTTTGGAAAGTTCTCAAAACAGGTGTATCAGTTTGGCTGTGCAAGACCAATTTTAAATCAAAGACATCCGAAATATGTAAAAATCTCTTTTGCTTTTCCCACTTTGTTTTTGCTGGGTTATCTTTTGGGATTTATAGAATATTTTATTCTCGGGAGAGGAATTATTTTAGCGTTTTACGGATTGTATACTTTCATGGTTTTAATTCATGCCATGATTGTGACTAAAAACATTGCTATCGCCGGAATGGCGGTTATTTCGACCTACATTCAAATGTTTTCCTACGGTTACGGTTTTTTGAAATCGTGGATTTTACTCAACGTTTTTAGAATGAAACCAGAAGAAGCTTTTCCTAAACATTTTCATAAGAATTAA
- a CDS encoding aminotransferase class I/II-fold pyridoxal phosphate-dependent enzyme, with protein MDHFNAANEIQDLQYFGEFGGVNPSISDSSTYTFLSAKTMFDTFEGNADGCYLYSRHSSPMNLYLSEALAKMENTETANVTASGMGAITSVLMQICKSGDHIISSRTIYGGTYAFLKNFLPPFNIETTFIDINNFESIENAIQPNTKIIYCESVSNPLLEVADLKKLSAICKKHNLKLIVDNTFSPLSISPRLLGADIVIHSLTKFINGSSDTVGGVYCGTQEFINDTKNVNNGACMLLGPTMDSFRSASILKNLRTLHIRMKQHSYNAMYLADRFENDGLKVSYPGLPSHKNHELMKSMMQKEYGFGGLLTVDAGTTEKANELMEMMQHENLGYLAVSLGFYKTLFSCSGSSTSSEIPEEEREAMGISDGLIRFSIGLDHDIERTYKKMKECMIKTGVLHHETIFTS; from the coding sequence ATGGATCATTTTAATGCAGCAAACGAAATACAGGATTTGCAATATTTTGGAGAATTCGGCGGAGTAAACCCTTCTATTTCAGATAGCTCCACGTACACTTTTCTTTCTGCAAAAACCATGTTTGATACTTTTGAAGGGAATGCTGATGGATGCTATCTTTATTCGAGACATTCTTCCCCAATGAACCTTTATCTCTCTGAGGCATTGGCAAAAATGGAAAACACAGAAACGGCAAATGTGACCGCTTCAGGAATGGGCGCCATCACTTCGGTGCTTATGCAGATTTGTAAAAGTGGCGACCACATTATTTCCAGCAGAACCATCTATGGCGGAACGTATGCTTTTCTTAAAAACTTTCTTCCTCCTTTTAATATCGAAACAACCTTCATAGATATTAATAATTTTGAATCGATTGAGAATGCAATTCAGCCAAACACAAAAATAATTTATTGCGAAAGTGTGAGCAATCCGCTTCTAGAGGTTGCTGACCTTAAAAAACTTTCTGCAATCTGCAAAAAACACAACTTAAAACTTATCGTAGACAATACTTTTTCTCCGCTTTCCATATCACCGCGTCTTTTAGGTGCTGATATTGTCATTCACAGTTTAACTAAATTTATTAATGGTAGCAGTGATACGGTTGGCGGAGTTTATTGTGGTACCCAAGAATTTATTAATGATACAAAAAATGTAAACAACGGAGCCTGCATGCTTCTTGGTCCTACGATGGACAGCTTCAGGTCTGCAAGTATTCTTAAAAACCTGAGAACGCTTCACATTCGAATGAAACAGCACAGCTACAACGCAATGTATCTTGCTGATAGATTTGAAAATGATGGTTTAAAAGTTTCTTATCCAGGTTTACCATCTCATAAAAACCATGAGCTGATGAAAAGTATGATGCAGAAAGAATATGGTTTTGGTGGTCTTCTCACTGTGGACGCCGGAACGACTGAAAAAGCAAACGAGCTGATGGAAATGATGCAGCACGAAAATCTCGGATATCTTGCAGTAAGTTTAGGCTTTTACAAAACATTATTCTCATGCTCAGGAAGTTCTACCTCATCTGAAATACCCGAAGAGGAACGTGAAGCAATGGGAATTTCAGACGGACTCATAAGATTTTCAATAGGTCTCGATCATGACATCGAGCGAACTTATAAAAAAATGAAAGAATGCATGATCAAAACAGGCGTTCTACACCATGAAACTATTTTTACATCTTAA
- a CDS encoding Lrp/AsnC family transcriptional regulator: MQFDETDKKLLLFLQQDCKQTTKELSYKLGLSITAVYERIRKLENNGVISKYVAILDKTKIDKNFIILCHVKLTQHKKEFVLRFEKEVMTLDEVTECFHVSGDYDYILKICVKDMEDYRSFMLTKLTTIEHIASTQSSFTISEVKNTTELVLP; the protein is encoded by the coding sequence ATGCAATTTGACGAAACCGACAAAAAACTGCTCCTTTTTTTACAACAAGACTGTAAGCAAACCACCAAAGAGTTGTCTTACAAACTAGGTCTGTCGATAACGGCAGTTTATGAGCGCATCAGAAAGCTGGAAAACAATGGCGTGATTTCTAAATATGTGGCCATTTTAGATAAAACAAAAATTGATAAAAATTTTATTATTCTCTGTCATGTAAAACTGACTCAGCACAAAAAAGAATTTGTATTGCGCTTCGAAAAAGAGGTAATGACTTTGGATGAAGTCACAGAGTGCTTCCATGTAAGTGGTGATTACGATTATATTTTAAAAATCTGTGTGAAAGATATGGAAGATTACCGAAGTTTTATGTTGACAAAGCTTACAACAATTGAGCATATTGCAAGTACACAAAGTTCTTTCACGATTTCTGAAGTGAAAAACACCACTGAATTAGTATTGCCGTAA